The Niastella koreensis GR20-10 genome includes a window with the following:
- a CDS encoding alpha/beta hydrolase produces MNKKILFRWLKVLILIYCIIGIVVYYGQDKILFHPQEITRQSQYSFPYPFKEVNLPYTEKSNINIIQFTANQPQPKGVVLYFHGNKENITHYAKAAPDFTSRGYEVWMIDYPGFGKSTGDFTEKNLYDWALVFYKLAQAKYAKDSIIIYGKSMGTGIAAQLATLRDCKTLILESPYYSFPSLIGNWLPVYPVNNMIKFKIPTWQYLQEITNPVVIFHGTSDNTIPIRNCNRLKQYLKPQDVFVTIDGGHHNDLPTFPVYKQKLDSLLK; encoded by the coding sequence ATGAATAAGAAGATCCTCTTTCGCTGGCTTAAAGTACTCATTCTCATATATTGTATTATTGGGATTGTGGTTTATTACGGGCAGGATAAGATCCTGTTCCATCCGCAGGAAATAACCCGGCAGTCGCAATACAGTTTTCCCTACCCGTTTAAGGAGGTGAACCTGCCTTACACGGAGAAATCAAACATCAACATCATTCAGTTTACGGCCAACCAGCCGCAACCCAAAGGCGTGGTGTTGTACTTTCATGGTAATAAAGAAAACATTACCCATTATGCGAAGGCCGCGCCCGATTTTACCAGCCGGGGTTATGAGGTGTGGATGATCGACTATCCCGGTTTTGGCAAAAGCACCGGCGACTTCACCGAAAAGAATTTATACGACTGGGCATTGGTATTTTACAAACTGGCGCAGGCAAAATATGCAAAGGACAGCATTATTATTTACGGCAAATCAATGGGCACCGGCATTGCCGCCCAGCTGGCCACCCTGCGCGATTGTAAAACATTGATCCTGGAATCGCCGTATTACAGCTTTCCTTCCCTTATTGGTAACTGGCTGCCTGTTTACCCGGTAAACAATATGATTAAGTTTAAAATTCCTACCTGGCAATACCTGCAGGAGATCACCAACCCGGTAGTGATTTTTCATGGCACCAGCGACAACACCATTCCCATTCGCAATTGCAACCGGCTAAAGCAATATTTAAAGCCGCAGGATGTATTTGTTACCATTGATGGCGGACATCATAACGACCTGCCAACTTTCCCGGTTTATAAGCAGAAGCTTGATTCACTGTTGAAATGA
- a CDS encoding alpha/beta hydrolase, with the protein MPTFVYYIVGSLLLLSIVAYFIQDRFIFKPEKLPADFQFKYDVPFNELNFDVSPGVRINGLHFYRPEPKGLILYFHGNTRSIKGWAKYARDFYRYDYDVVLVDYRGFGKSTGKRSEKDMLNDMQFVYNTLTGKYPEHHIIVYGRSIGSGFATKVASDNNPRYLILDSPYYNFRIVVKRFLPILPVNWVLRYQLRTDKWIRHVNCHTYIIHGTRDRLIPIRHSEKLQAINPNKITLIRIVGGRHNNLPSFPEYHNFIRDILKY; encoded by the coding sequence TTGCCTACGTTCGTTTACTATATTGTTGGAAGTCTGCTGCTATTAAGCATAGTAGCCTATTTCATCCAGGACCGGTTTATCTTCAAACCCGAAAAGTTACCAGCCGATTTTCAGTTCAAATACGATGTGCCGTTCAATGAATTAAATTTCGATGTATCGCCGGGCGTACGCATCAATGGCCTGCATTTTTACCGTCCGGAACCAAAGGGACTGATCCTGTATTTTCATGGCAATACCCGCAGTATAAAAGGCTGGGCTAAGTATGCCCGTGATTTTTACCGCTACGATTACGATGTGGTGCTGGTTGATTACCGCGGCTTTGGCAAAAGCACCGGCAAACGCAGTGAAAAGGACATGCTGAACGATATGCAGTTTGTTTATAATACTTTAACTGGCAAGTATCCCGAACACCACATCATTGTTTATGGCCGCAGCATTGGCAGCGGGTTTGCCACCAAAGTCGCTTCAGACAACAACCCACGCTACCTTATTCTCGATTCGCCGTATTATAATTTCCGTATTGTAGTAAAACGTTTCCTGCCCATTTTGCCCGTTAACTGGGTTTTACGGTACCAGCTGCGCACCGATAAATGGATCCGCCATGTAAACTGCCACACCTACATCATTCATGGCACCCGCGACCGGTTGATCCCCATCAGGCACAGCGAAAAACTCCAGGCCATCAATCCCAATAAGATCACCCTCATCCGCATCGTTGGCGGCCGCCATAACAACCTGCCCTCCTTTCCCGAGTATCATAATTTTATCAGGGATATTTTAAAATACTAA
- a CDS encoding KUP/HAK/KT family potassium transporter yields MGKLTNKVTVATLLIALGIIYGDIGTSPLYVLTAITGGRTIDERLILGSLSCIIWTLTLQTTLKYVVLTLKADNRGEGGIFSLYALVRRQRRWLVIPAMLGGAALLADGMITPPISVTSAIEGLRNIKYLGHIEDNTIVYIVIAILSVLFFLQQFGTASIGKMFGPIMFCWFCMLAILGASHLLDDMHIFRALSPYYAIDLLANYPKGFWLLGAVFLCTTGAEALYSDLGHCGRANIRYSWIFVKTALILNYLGQGAFLLSNYHNKVITHEMISAGFNPFYAIMPHWFLIPGVLISTAAAIIASQALVSGSFTLISEAMRLNLWPKLKINYPTEERGQLYIPGINMLLFVGCVGMVLYFKKSSNMDAAYGLAITICMLATTILFANFLVSRRAKPMWIYMFLIVYFTLELSFLFANLEKFPHGGFVTLLVGGGLFFVMYIWYRSRKIKNRYVEFVRLEHYIPQIQELSNDKTVPKYATHLVYLTSANNPKEIEHKIIYSILNKKPKRADIYWFVHVDTLDDPYTCEYSVEHIIPNDIIRVEFRLGFRMEPKINLMFRKVVADLVANKEVNITSRYESLERNNVVGDFQFIVMEKYLSQDIELPFFEKMIMRLYFMVKEYSLSEERGFGLDVSNVTIEKFPLIVAPVPNLSLKRVYHGDESL; encoded by the coding sequence GTGGGCAAATTAACTAATAAAGTAACAGTAGCTACCTTACTTATTGCGTTAGGAATCATTTATGGGGATATCGGAACTTCTCCATTGTACGTACTAACAGCAATTACAGGTGGCCGGACAATAGATGAAAGATTGATTCTGGGTTCATTGTCCTGCATCATCTGGACACTCACCCTGCAAACCACTCTCAAATACGTTGTGCTTACCCTGAAAGCGGATAACCGCGGTGAAGGGGGCATTTTTTCGTTATACGCACTGGTACGCAGGCAAAGAAGATGGCTGGTAATACCTGCCATGCTGGGGGGCGCCGCCCTGCTGGCCGATGGTATGATCACCCCGCCCATTTCGGTTACCTCCGCCATCGAGGGTTTACGCAACATCAAGTACCTGGGTCATATTGAAGATAATACCATTGTATATATTGTTATTGCCATCTTAAGCGTACTGTTCTTTCTGCAACAGTTTGGTACGGCCAGCATAGGTAAAATGTTCGGTCCCATTATGTTCTGCTGGTTTTGTATGCTGGCGATCCTGGGCGCCTCGCACCTGTTAGATGACATGCATATTTTCAGAGCGCTTAGCCCTTACTATGCAATAGACCTGCTGGCTAATTATCCCAAGGGTTTCTGGCTGTTAGGGGCCGTATTCCTTTGTACCACAGGGGCCGAAGCCCTGTACAGCGACCTGGGTCACTGCGGCCGGGCCAACATCCGGTACTCCTGGATATTTGTAAAAACCGCCCTTATTCTGAACTACCTGGGCCAGGGCGCCTTCCTGCTTTCAAACTACCATAACAAGGTTATAACCCATGAAATGATCAGTGCCGGGTTCAACCCGTTCTACGCTATAATGCCGCACTGGTTTTTGATCCCGGGCGTTTTAATTTCCACCGCTGCGGCCATTATTGCGAGCCAGGCCCTGGTGAGCGGGTCGTTTACGCTTATCAGTGAAGCCATGCGATTGAACCTGTGGCCTAAACTGAAGATCAACTACCCCACCGAAGAACGTGGCCAGCTTTACATTCCCGGCATTAACATGCTGTTGTTTGTAGGTTGCGTGGGCATGGTACTATACTTTAAGAAATCTTCGAATATGGATGCGGCTTATGGTTTGGCCATCACTATCTGTATGCTGGCCACTACCATCCTGTTTGCCAACTTTTTGGTAAGCCGCCGGGCCAAACCCATGTGGATTTATATGTTCCTGATCGTTTACTTCACCCTGGAACTGTCGTTCCTGTTCGCCAACCTTGAGAAATTCCCGCATGGTGGTTTTGTAACCCTGCTGGTCGGCGGCGGGCTGTTTTTTGTGATGTACATCTGGTACCGCAGCCGTAAGATCAAGAACCGGTATGTGGAGTTTGTAAGGCTGGAACATTATATCCCGCAGATCCAGGAATTAAGTAACGACAAAACCGTACCTAAGTACGCCACCCACCTGGTATACCTTACCAGCGCCAATAACCCCAAGGAAATTGAGCATAAGATCATTTATTCCATCCTGAATAAAAAGCCCAAACGGGCCGATATCTATTGGTTTGTACACGTTGATACACTCGACGACCCGTATACCTGCGAGTATTCGGTTGAACACATCATCCCCAACGACATCATCAGGGTTGAATTCCGTTTAGGGTTCAGAATGGAGCCTAAGATCAACCTCATGTTCCGTAAAGTGGTGGCCGACCTGGTTGCCAATAAAGAGGTGAATATTACCAGCCGGTACGAAAGCCTGGAACGGAACAATGTAGTGGGCGACTTCCAGTTTATTGTAATGGAAAAATACCTGAGCCAGGATATTGAACTTCCTTTCTTCGAGAAAATGATCATGCGTTTGTATTTCATGGTGAAGGAATACAGTTTGTCGGAAGAACGCGGTTTTGGTTTGGATGTGAGCAACGTAACCATCGAAAAATTCCCGCTTATTGTGGCGCCGGTACCCAACCTGAGCCTGAAACGGGTTTACCATGGGGATGAAAGCCTATAG
- the purQ gene encoding phosphoribosylformylglycinamidine synthase subunit PurQ, translated as MKFGVVVFPGSNCDRDMQDALQNDLNQEVIMLWHKEKDLSLFTTDDCIVLPGGFSYGDYLRTGAVARFSPIMQSVIEFANKGGKVLGVCNGFQILCEAHLLPGALLRNANQQFICKNVYIKGVGSDKALKIPIAHGEGRYFADEATLDKLEKNNQVIYRYCNENGEVTQLSNPNGAIRNIAGICNDGRNVFGMMPHPERATNESLGNTDGHIVLQSLLIGANAVANQKAALVNF; from the coding sequence ATGAAATTTGGTGTTGTAGTTTTCCCCGGTTCCAATTGCGATCGCGATATGCAGGATGCCCTGCAAAATGATCTGAATCAGGAAGTAATCATGTTATGGCATAAAGAAAAAGACCTCAGCCTATTCACTACAGACGACTGTATTGTACTGCCAGGTGGTTTTTCTTATGGGGATTACCTGCGCACCGGCGCCGTTGCCCGGTTCAGCCCCATTATGCAAAGCGTGATCGAGTTTGCCAATAAAGGCGGCAAAGTGCTGGGGGTTTGTAATGGTTTTCAGATCTTATGTGAAGCGCATTTATTGCCCGGAGCATTATTACGCAATGCCAATCAACAGTTTATTTGCAAAAACGTATACATTAAAGGCGTAGGGTCCGACAAAGCACTGAAAATACCAATCGCCCATGGCGAAGGAAGATATTTTGCCGATGAAGCTACATTAGACAAACTGGAGAAAAACAACCAGGTAATATATCGTTATTGCAACGAGAATGGCGAGGTAACTCAACTGAGCAATCCAAATGGCGCCATTCGCAATATCGCTGGAATATGTAATGATGGACGCAATGTGTTTGGCATGATGCCACACCCCGAAAGAGCTACAAATGAATCTTTAGGAAATACCGACGGTCATATTGTTTTACAGTCATTGCTCATTGGGGCCAACGCCGTTGCCAATCAAAAAGCTGCGCTGGTAAATTTTTAG
- a CDS encoding protein-disulfide reductase DsbD domain-containing protein yields the protein MKVTLLSLLVMMISAVSFAQSSTQVKWTFSSKKIADKTYEVHATATVGGNWHIYSQNVGVDGPIPTAFTFTKNPLVTLDGQPKETGKLITKDEEVWGGKVRYYENKVEFIQVVKAKSAAKTNVAGKVEYMVCNDEKCLPPSETTFSVAIGG from the coding sequence ATGAAGGTAACTCTGCTCTCGCTTTTGGTAATGATGATAAGTGCGGTGTCATTTGCACAATCCAGTACCCAGGTTAAATGGACTTTTTCTTCAAAGAAAATAGCCGATAAGACGTATGAAGTGCACGCGACAGCTACTGTCGGTGGCAACTGGCATATTTATTCTCAAAATGTAGGGGTAGATGGACCTATACCTACTGCCTTTACTTTCACCAAGAATCCATTGGTAACATTGGATGGACAGCCAAAAGAAACCGGCAAATTGATCACAAAAGACGAAGAAGTTTGGGGTGGAAAAGTAAGATACTACGAAAACAAGGTTGAATTTATACAGGTGGTTAAGGCAAAAAGTGCTGCAAAAACCAACGTGGCAGGTAAAGTAGAGTATATGGTTTGTAACGATGAAAAATGCTTACCACCATCAGAAACAACTTTCTCAGTTGCCATCGGTGGCTAA
- a CDS encoding protein-disulfide reductase DsbD family protein, with the protein MKHFVWSLIMLLFINSTVVKAQDSTAYQWEVTGKKIQDKVYELTFTTPGSPKWQLYGPNEVISDVPASQLELADSSIQITKPFKEAGDSKPFKNPLFDNASFKTYEGKASFTATVTFAGDVPAKLLGTFRYTYGKKDEFYPLNAYAFSVPLEGGIDARPTIDVKTFDLKHPVSGCGDDSTGGKGMLSIFFLGMLGGFIALFTPCVFPLIPLTVSFFTKQSKDRKKGVTNALMYGLSIFLIYVLLSIPFHLVSGVNPEILNNISTNIWLNIFFFLIFVFFAISFFGYFEIGLPSGLANKIDSRSGMSSLGGIFFMAMTLSIVSFSCTGPILGSLLAGTAAEGAWPLTVGLAGFGLALALPFALFAMFPGWLQSLPKAGGWLGSVKVVLGFLELAMAVKFLSNADLVKQWGILKREVFIGIWVIVGICIVLYLLGKIKFPHDGPVKKFSKTRIAFIVLFSAATLYILPGLTNTHSANLSLISGFPPPLSYSLYKKPVNVEKGIEPLRNDYQEALARAKKEGKPVLLDFTGWACVNCRRMEENVWTDAKVGELIKDKFVIVSLYVDERRQLPAAQQFEYDNKKTKTKKNIITVGDLWATFQSVNFDAVAQPQYAIISPDQVILTKTKGYTPSAKEFAQWLECGVDAYKKGQGTASK; encoded by the coding sequence ATGAAACATTTTGTATGGAGTTTAATAATGTTGCTTTTTATTAACTCCACCGTGGTTAAGGCGCAGGATTCAACGGCGTATCAATGGGAAGTAACCGGTAAAAAAATCCAGGATAAAGTATACGAATTAACTTTCACAACTCCCGGCAGCCCTAAATGGCAATTATACGGCCCCAATGAAGTTATCAGCGATGTGCCGGCTTCACAACTGGAATTGGCCGATTCATCCATTCAAATAACAAAACCTTTTAAGGAAGCGGGTGACAGCAAACCGTTCAAAAATCCACTTTTTGACAATGCTTCTTTTAAGACATACGAAGGCAAAGCTTCTTTTACTGCAACCGTAACTTTTGCGGGCGATGTGCCTGCGAAATTGTTAGGTACATTTCGCTACACCTATGGAAAGAAGGATGAGTTCTATCCATTAAACGCCTACGCATTTTCTGTACCGCTTGAAGGCGGGATAGATGCAAGACCCACGATAGATGTGAAAACCTTTGATCTTAAACACCCCGTAAGCGGTTGTGGCGATGACAGCACCGGCGGCAAAGGCATGCTCAGCATCTTCTTCCTGGGTATGCTGGGTGGGTTTATCGCATTGTTCACGCCCTGCGTGTTCCCGCTGATCCCGTTAACGGTTTCATTCTTTACCAAACAATCGAAAGACAGAAAGAAAGGAGTGACCAACGCGCTTATGTATGGGCTCTCTATTTTCCTGATCTATGTGTTGTTGAGTATACCCTTCCACCTGGTAAGTGGCGTGAATCCTGAAATACTTAATAACATCAGTACGAACATCTGGCTGAACATCTTCTTCTTCCTCATTTTCGTGTTCTTTGCCATTTCGTTCTTTGGCTATTTTGAAATTGGTTTACCCAGCGGGCTTGCCAATAAGATCGATTCACGCTCGGGCATGAGCAGCCTGGGAGGTATCTTCTTTATGGCAATGACCCTGTCGATAGTTTCTTTCTCCTGTACAGGGCCCATCCTGGGCTCATTACTGGCCGGTACGGCCGCTGAAGGTGCGTGGCCATTAACAGTAGGGTTGGCAGGTTTTGGCCTCGCCCTGGCCCTGCCATTCGCTTTATTTGCCATGTTCCCCGGTTGGTTACAATCATTACCCAAGGCGGGTGGCTGGTTAGGCAGTGTAAAAGTGGTATTGGGCTTCCTGGAGCTGGCCATGGCCGTGAAGTTTTTATCAAACGCCGACCTGGTAAAACAATGGGGTATTTTAAAAAGAGAAGTATTTATTGGAATATGGGTGATCGTGGGCATTTGTATCGTGTTGTACCTGTTGGGTAAGATCAAATTCCCGCACGATGGTCCTGTTAAGAAGTTCAGTAAAACAAGGATTGCATTTATTGTATTGTTTAGTGCAGCTACACTCTATATTCTTCCTGGTTTAACCAATACGCACAGCGCTAACCTGAGTTTGATCAGTGGTTTTCCGCCACCGCTTAGTTATAGCCTGTATAAAAAGCCGGTGAATGTTGAGAAGGGAATAGAACCTTTACGCAATGACTACCAGGAAGCGCTGGCGCGGGCTAAAAAAGAAGGCAAACCCGTGTTGCTTGATTTTACCGGCTGGGCCTGCGTAAACTGCCGCCGCATGGAAGAAAACGTTTGGACCGATGCGAAGGTGGGCGAACTGATAAAGGACAAATTCGTTATTGTATCGCTGTATGTAGATGAGCGGAGACAATTACCCGCTGCACAACAGTTCGAGTACGATAATAAGAAAACAAAGACGAAGAAAAACATCATAACGGTAGGCGACTTATGGGCTACCTTTCAGTCGGTGAACTTTGATGCAGTGGCGCAACCGCAATATGCCATCATTAGTCCCGATCAGGTAATTCTAACTAAAACAAAAGGCTATACCCCCAGCGCAAAGGAATTTGCGCAGTGGCTGGAGTGTGGTGTAGACGCGTATAAGAAAGGTCAGGGTACCGCTTCTAAATAA
- a CDS encoding RNA polymerase sigma factor, which translates to MSSLRKKTDHELIQDFQDGDLYALETLILRHKEKMYTSILFLVKDKYLAEDIFQDVLIKIIDTIRGGRYTEEGKFLPWAMRIAHNLCVDHFRKVKRTPAIKTSDDRDIFEVINFTEDGADQKMMKRQSYDRVRQMLDLLPDDQREVIILRHYADLSFKEIAALTNCSINTALGRMRYGLINLRKMMLQKKIAL; encoded by the coding sequence ATGAGTTCACTACGTAAAAAGACCGATCATGAGTTAATCCAGGACTTCCAGGATGGAGATCTGTATGCTCTTGAGACACTCATTCTCCGCCACAAGGAAAAGATGTACACTTCCATTTTATTCCTCGTAAAGGACAAATATCTCGCCGAAGATATTTTCCAGGATGTGCTTATCAAGATCATCGACACTATTCGTGGAGGCCGCTACACCGAGGAAGGAAAATTTCTTCCCTGGGCAATGCGTATTGCTCACAACTTGTGTGTTGATCACTTCCGTAAGGTAAAACGTACCCCTGCTATCAAAACCAGCGACGACAGGGATATATTTGAAGTGATTAATTTCACAGAGGACGGTGCCGATCAAAAAATGATGAAGCGTCAAAGCTATGACCGCGTTCGTCAAATGCTTGATCTGTTACCGGATGATCAACGCGAAGTGATCATTTTACGTCATTATGCCGATCTGAGCTTCAAAGAGATCGCAGCCCTGACCAACTGCAGCATCAACACTGCATTAGGCAGAATGCGTTATGGCCTGATTAACCTCCGCAAAATGATGTTACAAAAAAAGATCGCTTTGTAG
- the uvrA gene encoding excinuclease ABC subunit UvrA gives MATSTKANTLASPMPKSPDNIFIKGARVHNLKNISVEIPRNKFIVVTGVSGSGKSSLTIDTLFAEGQRRYAESLSAYARQFMARMVKPDVDFIKGLCPAIAIEQKVITRTPRSTVGSMTEIYDYLRLLFARTGKTISPVSGREVKKDDINDVIDAIAKRPAGDKVLILIPFKQHKNRKPLEELNILLQKGFSRLYNGEILRIEELIDAATEKGSGPKLTGDTYVLVDRLVVKDFDEDDRHRMADSIGTAFYEGEGELMLEVNGNIKLQFSNRFELDGLQFEEPVPNLFSFNNPFGACPTCEGFSQVLGIDEDLVIPDRRLSVYEGAVAPWKGEKLGAWKDQFIRGARKFDFPVHKAVMELSKAQYKVLWEGNEFVNGINDFFKEVEQNLYKVQYRVLLSRYRGRTLCPDCHGYRLRKEALYVKVGGMNIGELCEMPVKELAVWFAELQLSEYDKQVGKRILIEINHRLKTLLDVGLGYLTLNRLANSLSGGESQRIQLTRSLGSNLTNSLYILDEPSIGLHSRDTERLIRVLKELRDLGNTVVVVEHDEMMMREADYIIDMGPLASHLGGEVVAQGDYDAIIKNDKSLTGKYLRGDLKIEVPRAVRKWNRSVSIEGAMQNNLKGVDVTFPLNLLCVVSGVSGSGKTTLVKQILYPGLKKIKGEPVDKTGLHKAITGDIDYISQIELVDQNPIGKSSRSNPVTYIKAWDEVRDLFAKQPLSKIRGFQPKHFSFNVDGGRCDTCKGEGEQIVEMQFLADVHLTCEVCGGKKFKEEVLEVTYKEKSVYEVLEMSVDESLEFFKDEKDIINKIKPLSDVGLGYIKLGRSSDTLSGGEAQRVKLASFLGKGRGQGHILFIFDEPTTGLHFHDIKKLLTSFNALIEQGHSILVIEHNTDVIKSADWIIDLGPEAGDGGGSIVYAGVPEGLKKVKESYTGKFLS, from the coding sequence ATGGCTACATCAACAAAGGCTAATACATTAGCAAGTCCCATGCCTAAATCGCCCGATAATATATTTATTAAAGGAGCGAGGGTGCATAACTTAAAAAACATTTCGGTAGAGATCCCGCGGAACAAGTTTATCGTAGTTACCGGTGTTTCAGGATCGGGAAAGTCCTCACTTACAATAGACACCTTGTTTGCTGAAGGCCAGCGACGGTATGCAGAATCCCTTAGTGCTTATGCGCGCCAGTTTATGGCCCGCATGGTAAAACCCGATGTGGATTTTATCAAGGGTTTATGCCCGGCAATTGCGATAGAACAAAAGGTAATTACCCGTACCCCACGCAGTACCGTGGGAAGTATGACGGAAATTTATGATTACCTGCGGTTGCTTTTTGCCCGCACCGGTAAAACCATTTCCCCCGTTTCGGGTCGCGAGGTAAAAAAAGATGATATCAACGACGTTATTGACGCAATAGCCAAACGGCCGGCCGGCGATAAAGTACTTATTCTGATCCCTTTTAAACAGCATAAGAACCGGAAACCGCTGGAAGAGCTGAATATTCTGTTGCAAAAAGGATTTTCCCGCTTATACAATGGCGAAATACTGCGCATTGAAGAGTTGATTGACGCCGCCACAGAGAAAGGCTCCGGGCCAAAGCTCACCGGCGATACGTATGTGCTGGTTGACCGCCTGGTGGTAAAGGATTTTGATGAAGACGACCGGCATCGCATGGCCGATTCCATTGGTACCGCCTTTTATGAAGGCGAAGGCGAATTAATGCTGGAAGTGAATGGCAACATCAAATTACAGTTCAGTAACCGGTTCGAGCTGGATGGATTGCAGTTTGAAGAACCCGTTCCGAATTTATTCTCCTTTAATAATCCATTTGGCGCCTGTCCCACCTGCGAAGGTTTTAGCCAGGTGCTGGGTATCGATGAAGACCTGGTGATCCCCGACAGAAGGTTAAGCGTTTATGAAGGCGCGGTAGCTCCCTGGAAAGGGGAAAAGCTGGGTGCCTGGAAAGACCAGTTTATCCGCGGCGCCCGCAAATTCGACTTTCCGGTACATAAAGCCGTTATGGAACTGAGCAAGGCCCAGTACAAAGTGCTGTGGGAAGGTAATGAGTTCGTGAACGGCATCAACGACTTTTTTAAAGAAGTAGAACAGAACCTGTATAAGGTTCAGTACCGGGTATTATTGTCGCGTTACCGGGGAAGAACCCTTTGCCCCGACTGCCATGGATACCGCCTGCGCAAAGAAGCATTGTATGTAAAAGTAGGGGGGATGAATATTGGCGAACTGTGCGAAATGCCGGTGAAGGAACTGGCAGTATGGTTTGCCGAATTGCAGTTAAGCGAATACGACAAACAGGTAGGTAAACGTATTTTGATAGAAATAAACCACCGGTTAAAAACCCTGCTCGATGTAGGGCTGGGCTATCTCACCCTTAACCGGCTGGCCAACTCCTTAAGTGGCGGCGAAAGCCAGCGTATACAATTGACGCGGTCACTGGGCAGCAACCTCACCAATTCATTATATATCCTGGATGAACCGAGTATCGGTTTGCACTCGCGCGATACCGAAAGGCTGATCCGGGTGTTAAAAGAATTGCGCGACCTGGGTAATACGGTGGTAGTGGTAGAACACGATGAAATGATGATGCGGGAAGCCGATTACATCATTGACATGGGGCCACTGGCTTCGCACCTGGGTGGTGAAGTTGTAGCCCAGGGTGATTATGACGCCATTATCAAAAACGACAAAAGCCTTACGGGCAAGTACCTGCGTGGCGATCTTAAAATAGAAGTGCCCCGCGCCGTGCGTAAATGGAACCGTTCAGTAAGTATAGAAGGCGCCATGCAAAACAACCTGAAAGGCGTTGATGTAACCTTTCCGTTAAACCTGTTGTGTGTGGTAAGCGGGGTGAGCGGCAGCGGTAAAACCACCCTGGTAAAACAGATCCTTTACCCCGGGTTGAAAAAGATAAAAGGAGAACCGGTTGATAAAACCGGCCTGCATAAAGCCATTACCGGCGATATTGATTACATCTCACAAATAGAGCTGGTTGACCAGAACCCTATTGGTAAATCGAGCCGCAGTAACCCGGTAACCTATATCAAAGCCTGGGACGAAGTGCGCGACCTGTTTGCCAAACAGCCGCTGAGCAAGATCCGCGGTTTTCAGCCCAAACACTTTTCGTTTAATGTTGATGGTGGCCGGTGCGATACCTGTAAAGGTGAAGGCGAACAAATTGTAGAAATGCAGTTCCTGGCCGACGTTCACCTTACCTGCGAAGTATGCGGTGGTAAGAAGTTCAAGGAAGAAGTGCTGGAGGTTACCTATAAAGAAAAGAGCGTGTACGAGGTGTTGGAAATGAGTGTAGATGAATCGCTCGAGTTCTTTAAAGATGAAAAAGACATCATCAATAAAATAAAACCCCTGAGCGATGTAGGGCTGGGTTATATAAAACTGGGCCGGTCGTCAGATACGCTGTCGGGCGGTGAAGCACAACGCGTAAAGCTGGCTTCCTTCCTGGGCAAAGGGCGCGGACAGGGGCATATTCTGTTCATCTTTGATGAACCCACTACCGGGTTGCATTTTCATGATATTAAGAAGCTGCTCACCAGTTTCAATGCATTGATCGAGCAGGGACATTCCATCCTGGTAATTGAGCACAACACCGATGTTATAAAAAGTGCCGACTGGATCATTGACCTGGGGCCCGAAGCGGGTGATGGAGGCGGCTCCATAGTTTATGCGGGTGTTCCTGAGGGGTTGAAGAAAGTGAAGGAAAGTTATACGGGGAAGTTTTTAAGTTGA